A section of the Streptomyces xinghaiensis S187 genome encodes:
- a CDS encoding Re/Si-specific NAD(P)(+) transhydrogenase subunit alpha: protein MVQRLGVVAESATGETRVAATPDTVRRLMSLGFDVLVESGAGQRSDFADELYAEAGAKIGSREDAWRSDVVLKVDPPTADEIGRLRDDATLIGMIGPALRPELVETLTQRSITVLAMDAVPRISRAQSLDVLSSMANIAGYRAVIEAAHRFGRFFTGQVTAAGKVPPAKVLVAGAGVAGLAAIGAAKGLGAIVRATDPRPEVADQVRSMGGEFLAVEVEQEASADGYAKATSEDYDRRAAEIYTEQAAEVDIVITTALIPGRPAPRLITAEHVASMRPGSVIVDMAAAQGGNVAGSVAGEVVVTDNGVTIIGYTDLPGRLPAQASQLYGTNLVNLLKLLTPGKDGQIVLDFDDVVQRSMTVVRAGEKTWPPPPVQVSAVPAPRQPDAAARPAAGSAAGAGGKQPMPRNRKLAIGGLTAFGLFLLTAFAPSQLAGNFTVFVLAIVIGYYVIGSVHHALHTPLMSVTNAISGIIVVGALLQIGHGNTVVTVLSFAAVLLASINIFGGFAVTRRMLGMFSKD from the coding sequence ATGGTCCAACGGCTCGGTGTGGTCGCGGAGTCGGCCACAGGGGAGACGCGCGTCGCCGCGACCCCGGACACCGTGCGCCGGCTGATGAGCCTCGGCTTCGACGTCCTGGTCGAATCCGGCGCCGGTCAGCGGTCGGATTTCGCGGACGAACTGTACGCCGAGGCCGGCGCCAAGATCGGCAGCCGCGAGGACGCCTGGCGGTCCGATGTCGTCCTCAAGGTCGACCCGCCGACCGCGGACGAGATCGGCCGGCTGCGGGACGACGCGACGCTGATCGGCATGATCGGCCCCGCTCTCCGCCCCGAACTCGTCGAGACGCTCACGCAGCGCTCGATCACTGTCCTGGCGATGGACGCGGTGCCCCGGATCTCCCGGGCCCAGTCGCTGGACGTACTGAGCTCGATGGCCAACATCGCGGGCTACCGGGCGGTGATCGAGGCGGCCCACCGGTTCGGCCGGTTCTTCACCGGCCAGGTGACGGCGGCGGGCAAGGTGCCGCCGGCCAAGGTGCTGGTGGCCGGCGCGGGCGTGGCCGGCCTGGCGGCGATCGGCGCCGCGAAGGGCCTGGGCGCGATCGTCCGGGCGACCGACCCGCGCCCGGAGGTCGCCGACCAGGTGCGCTCGATGGGCGGGGAGTTCCTCGCCGTGGAGGTCGAGCAGGAGGCGAGCGCCGACGGCTACGCCAAGGCGACGTCCGAGGACTACGACCGGCGCGCCGCGGAGATCTACACCGAGCAGGCTGCCGAGGTGGACATCGTCATCACCACCGCGCTCATCCCCGGCCGCCCGGCGCCCCGGCTGATCACGGCCGAGCACGTCGCGAGCATGCGCCCCGGCAGCGTGATCGTCGACATGGCCGCCGCGCAGGGCGGCAACGTCGCGGGTTCCGTCGCCGGCGAGGTGGTCGTGACGGACAACGGCGTGACGATCATCGGCTACACGGACCTGCCGGGCCGGCTGCCCGCGCAGGCCTCGCAGCTCTACGGCACGAACCTGGTGAACCTGCTCAAGCTGCTGACACCGGGCAAGGACGGGCAGATCGTCCTGGACTTCGACGACGTGGTGCAGCGGTCCATGACGGTGGTCCGCGCGGGCGAGAAGACCTGGCCGCCACCGCCGGTCCAGGTGTCCGCCGTGCCCGCGCCGCGGCAGCCGGACGCCGCCGCGCGGCCCGCGGCCGGGTCCGCGGCCGGGGCCGGGGGCAAGCAGCCGATGCCGCGGAACCGCAAGCTGGCGATCGGGGGGCTGACCGCGTTCGGCCTGTTCCTGCTGACGGCGTTCGCGCCGAGCCAGCTCGCCGGCAACTTCACGGTGTTCGTGCTGGCCATCGTGATCGGCTACTACGTCATCGGCAGCGTGCACCACGCGCTGCACACGCCGCTGATGTCGGTGACCAACGCGATCTCCGGGATCATCGTCGTGGGCGCCCTGCTGCAGATCGGGCACGGGAACACCGTCGTGACCGTGCTGTCGTTCGCCGCGGTCCTGCTGGCGAGCATCAACATCTTCGGTGGCTTCGCGGTCACCCGCCGCATGCTCGGCATGTTCTCCAAGGACTGA
- a CDS encoding PaaX family transcriptional regulator C-terminal domain-containing protein: protein MPGGETAGDGAAGAWTAAEAGTTAAAGAGQTARPESFLLALFGDYVLDRGVAVSTGSVIAVLRQLGVGEHATRAAAARMARRGLLRSVRRGRRAYLGLTPHGTAVLRDGRDKLEAEVVDRHWDGRWTLLAFSVPESRRADRHALRTRLGWAGFGPLRSGLWVSTRAADLSDTLARLDLLDHAEVFRAEAALWTDPARIVREAWDLSALAAGYRRFTDRWSGAELGERDGLALRTRLTAEWLLLIRHDPRLPRDLLTEKWPGVRAQELFRTSLRQLLPVADTLAEELLDTTAAG, encoded by the coding sequence GTGCCGGGAGGAGAAACCGCGGGGGACGGCGCGGCCGGTGCCTGGACCGCGGCGGAAGCCGGCACCACAGCCGCAGCCGGGGCCGGGCAGACCGCCCGGCCCGAGAGCTTCCTGCTCGCCCTCTTCGGCGACTATGTGCTCGACCGCGGGGTCGCCGTGTCGACGGGCAGCGTCATCGCCGTACTGCGGCAGCTCGGCGTCGGTGAGCACGCCACCCGGGCCGCCGCCGCCCGCATGGCCCGCCGCGGCCTGCTGCGCTCGGTGCGGCGGGGCCGCCGGGCGTACCTCGGCCTGACGCCCCACGGAACGGCGGTGCTGCGGGACGGCCGGGACAAACTGGAGGCGGAGGTCGTCGACCGCCACTGGGACGGCCGGTGGACGCTGCTGGCGTTCTCGGTACCGGAGAGCCGGCGCGCGGACCGGCACGCGCTGCGCACCCGCCTCGGCTGGGCCGGATTCGGGCCGTTGCGCAGCGGCCTGTGGGTCTCGACGCGGGCGGCCGACCTCTCGGACACGCTCGCCCGGCTGGACCTGCTGGACCACGCCGAGGTGTTCCGGGCCGAGGCGGCCCTGTGGACCGACCCGGCCAGGATCGTCCGGGAGGCCTGGGACCTGTCCGCGCTGGCCGCGGGATACCGCCGCTTCACCGACCGCTGGTCGGGCGCGGAGCTCGGAGAGCGCGACGGCCTGGCGCTCCGGACCCGGTTGACGGCCGAGTGGCTGCTGCTGATCCGTCACGATCCCCGGCTGCCGCGGGATCTGCTCACCGAGAAATGGCCGGGCGTGCGGGCGCAGGAACTCTTCCGGACCTCACTGCGCCAACTCCTGCCCGTAGCGGACACGTTGGCGGAGGAACTGCTCGACACCACGGCGGCCGGATAA
- a CDS encoding cytochrome P450, whose protein sequence is MTDRRPSAHDRAGVTMPPSPAPGPAVSAGPRKAGTAEQVRFATGVLLPLLSAGVIKRRPRVMALAERLQLDRGGVATMRLLRERHGAGPLLMRLAGRSVLLLLDPGDVRRVLDGTPRPFGPASWEKRGALTQFQPHGSLITRGTERAPRRRLNEEALETDRPLHHLAPAVAGTVEEEARLLADRCAVTGQLAWDDFAACWWRTVRRTVLGDAARDDHRLTGELGRLREAANWSVLLPRRRALRARFLAHLRRRAEGAGPDTLAAAAMARAEETGAAPVSQIAHWLFAFDAAGMTVFRTLALLTTHPEDGRRARDEITGTGTGTGAPRTLPFLRACVLDTVRLWPTTPAVLRQTTEDVEWDGRTVPARTTVLAHAPYFHRGDPHAPYADRFTPGMWLDGRARSDPALVPFSGGPGVCPGENIVLLHTSTWLAAMLGERLTYRLASRVRPGPCRPLPATFNPFGVRFTVH, encoded by the coding sequence ATGACCGACCGCCGCCCGTCCGCCCACGACCGAGCCGGAGTCACCATGCCGCCGTCCCCCGCCCCCGGGCCCGCCGTCTCCGCCGGACCGCGGAAGGCCGGTACGGCGGAGCAGGTGCGCTTCGCCACCGGGGTCCTGCTGCCACTCCTCTCGGCGGGGGTGATCAAGCGGCGGCCCCGCGTCATGGCACTCGCCGAACGTCTCCAGCTCGACCGGGGCGGCGTCGCGACGATGCGCCTGCTGCGTGAACGGCACGGCGCCGGCCCGCTGCTGATGCGTCTCGCCGGCCGCTCCGTGCTGCTCCTCCTCGACCCGGGCGACGTGCGGCGGGTCCTCGACGGGACACCGCGGCCGTTCGGACCGGCCTCCTGGGAGAAACGGGGCGCGCTCACTCAATTCCAGCCGCACGGCTCGCTGATCACCCGGGGAACGGAACGCGCGCCCCGCCGCCGTCTCAACGAGGAGGCACTGGAGACCGACCGGCCGCTGCACCACCTCGCCCCGGCCGTCGCCGGCACGGTGGAGGAAGAGGCCCGCCTGCTCGCCGACCGGTGCGCCGTCACCGGGCAACTGGCCTGGGACGATTTCGCGGCGTGCTGGTGGAGGACGGTCCGGCGCACCGTCCTCGGTGACGCCGCACGCGACGACCACCGGCTCACCGGAGAGCTGGGACGGCTCCGCGAGGCGGCCAACTGGTCCGTCCTGCTGCCGCGGCGGCGTGCCCTGCGCGCCCGCTTCCTGGCGCATCTGCGCCGGCGGGCGGAGGGGGCCGGCCCGGACACCCTCGCGGCCGCGGCCATGGCCCGCGCGGAGGAGACCGGTGCCGCCCCCGTCAGCCAGATCGCGCACTGGCTGTTCGCCTTCGACGCGGCGGGCATGACGGTCTTCCGCACTCTCGCGCTGCTCACCACCCATCCCGAGGACGGCAGACGCGCCCGGGACGAGATCACCGGCACCGGCACCGGCACCGGCGCCCCGCGGACGCTGCCGTTCCTGCGGGCCTGCGTACTGGACACCGTCCGGCTCTGGCCGACGACCCCCGCCGTGCTGCGGCAGACCACCGAGGACGTCGAGTGGGACGGCCGGACCGTGCCGGCCCGCACCACCGTCCTCGCCCACGCCCCGTACTTCCACCGCGGTGACCCGCACGCCCCGTACGCCGACCGGTTCACCCCCGGCATGTGGCTCGACGGCCGTGCCCGGTCCGACCCGGCGCTCGTCCCGTTCAGCGGTGGTCCGGGCGTCTGCCCGGGGGAGAACATCGTGCTGCTGCACACCAGCACCTGGCTGGCGGCGATGCTGGGGGAGAGGCTGACGTACCGCCTCGCCTCCCGTGTCCGTCCGGGGCCGTGCCGCCCGCTCCCGGCGACGTTCAACCCGTTCGGCGTGCGGTTCACCGTCCACTGA